In one window of Halomarina pelagica DNA:
- a CDS encoding S8 family serine peptidase produces MRSPGDCTRRTGESTGVSRRTFVRAAGLLAGLGAVGVVASGEATAATPLDGAFLNWRAREARHVWRRGYRGRADRTVALTDSGVEARHPDLGPWNGVQAFVEDGEVTLTKPDRNRTERVSVGDAPSFSGTAGPGTFATGEEIHHEFTTPSEGVDELEAALSWSPNADAANDLELRLDRRVDGGWETVERAATAEMPETITASVEPDRRYRYAVELYLNTTTTYELTGEYFEIRGRVKTYDERVVFEGIDGEPTAETPKTVGWYDAGSRYGSYDRPRDGNGHGTHCSSIMAGSGRASAIDPDSVIEAEPRAALSSLTGGALVYEVDADAGTGVFGSAYGTGVELRIEGPDGREIDRTSIDSDASTGDNAVVEAPAETTGTYTVYVEAAGGTRLSTAYVERVGVGAFLAPDATAADRTGEDPSLHAGVAPNQSVLGLQGLSAPTADLARYAEDFTRIFNLRAVNMSWGYVGGLPLGVAGGTLDDTPAAIRDIAEAGVLTCAAAGNAATPANGNGAPAVADEAVSVVATGPLDGISAYSSGGTGAIDEDADFLSPEPDDSYTKPDVTAPGGYVTDLIVAARNGDPTTPEDEQPPIREYTGKAGTSMATPYTTGVAALVAQAMEEDAPASIALPAPEETGIEDVLRLKQTLLATASETVFTAAPYHRVKTPTYDFGGRDPYEGYGRVNPGAAVDAVTRELSGTTSDAVGLNVPDDERAVAGYVIAGPGTVTATVETTHLSGADQGNAAGDPHLDLFVYDAESPAARGEPNVLGRAQGLDGNATVSVSFGRDSPERTVLVVAKLVNVPGAVNGDDLRVHLDLGVEVEEGLFVAGTRTDDGSAFTGGQTNRVDLAVNPSETVAVRDVVPADWTVLTDASPDIERVEEGEGATYVYFRGEAAADAGSDYTYFAEAPDGLTYTGSYTFGPMQVNAGDGWVDVAGTSDANLVAGANTDL; encoded by the coding sequence ATGCGATCACCAGGAGATTGCACGCGACGGACAGGGGAATCGACGGGGGTCTCTCGGCGGACGTTCGTCCGAGCGGCGGGACTGCTGGCGGGGCTGGGAGCGGTCGGCGTCGTCGCGAGCGGGGAGGCGACCGCCGCGACCCCGCTCGACGGGGCGTTCCTGAACTGGCGGGCACGCGAGGCGCGACACGTCTGGAGACGGGGCTATCGCGGCCGCGCGGATCGGACGGTCGCGCTCACCGACTCGGGCGTCGAGGCGCGCCACCCGGACCTCGGCCCGTGGAACGGGGTCCAGGCGTTCGTCGAGGACGGCGAGGTGACGCTCACCAAACCCGACCGGAACCGGACGGAGCGCGTCTCCGTCGGCGACGCGCCGTCGTTCTCGGGGACGGCCGGGCCGGGCACGTTCGCGACGGGCGAGGAGATCCACCACGAGTTCACGACGCCGAGCGAGGGCGTCGACGAGCTGGAGGCCGCGCTGTCGTGGTCGCCGAACGCCGACGCGGCGAACGACCTCGAACTCCGACTCGACCGGCGGGTCGACGGCGGCTGGGAGACCGTCGAGCGCGCGGCCACCGCCGAGATGCCGGAGACGATCACCGCGTCGGTCGAACCCGACCGGCGGTACCGCTACGCCGTCGAACTCTACCTCAACACGACCACGACCTACGAGCTGACCGGCGAGTACTTCGAGATCCGGGGGCGGGTGAAGACGTACGACGAGCGCGTGGTCTTCGAGGGGATCGACGGGGAGCCGACGGCGGAGACGCCGAAGACCGTCGGGTGGTACGACGCCGGCTCGCGCTACGGGAGCTACGACCGCCCCCGCGACGGCAACGGCCACGGGACGCACTGCTCGTCCATCATGGCCGGGTCGGGCCGTGCGAGCGCGATCGACCCCGACAGCGTGATCGAGGCGGAGCCGCGGGCGGCCCTCTCGTCGCTGACCGGCGGCGCGCTGGTCTACGAGGTGGACGCGGACGCCGGGACGGGCGTGTTCGGGAGCGCCTACGGGACCGGCGTCGAACTCCGCATCGAGGGACCGGACGGTCGGGAAATCGACAGAACGTCGATCGACAGCGACGCGAGCACGGGGGACAACGCCGTCGTCGAGGCCCCGGCGGAGACGACCGGAACCTACACGGTCTACGTCGAGGCGGCCGGGGGGACCCGCCTCTCGACGGCGTACGTCGAACGCGTCGGCGTCGGGGCGTTCCTCGCGCCCGACGCCACGGCCGCCGACCGGACGGGCGAGGATCCCTCGCTGCACGCCGGAGTCGCGCCGAACCAGAGCGTTCTCGGCCTCCAGGGGCTCAGCGCGCCGACGGCAGACCTCGCGCGCTACGCCGAGGACTTCACGCGCATCTTCAACCTCCGGGCGGTCAACATGTCGTGGGGCTACGTCGGCGGTCTCCCGCTCGGTGTCGCCGGGGGGACGCTCGACGACACTCCCGCCGCGATCAGGGACATCGCCGAGGCGGGCGTGCTCACCTGCGCCGCCGCCGGCAACGCCGCCACGCCGGCGAACGGGAACGGCGCGCCCGCCGTCGCCGACGAGGCGGTCAGCGTCGTCGCGACGGGACCGCTCGACGGTATCTCCGCCTACTCGAGCGGGGGCACCGGTGCCATCGACGAGGACGCCGACTTCCTCTCGCCCGAACCGGACGACTCGTACACGAAGCCGGACGTGACCGCGCCGGGCGGCTACGTCACCGACCTGATCGTCGCCGCGCGCAACGGCGACCCGACGACGCCCGAGGACGAGCAGCCGCCGATCCGCGAGTACACCGGCAAGGCGGGCACATCGATGGCGACGCCCTACACGACGGGCGTCGCGGCGCTCGTCGCGCAGGCCATGGAGGAGGACGCCCCGGCGAGCATCGCGCTGCCCGCGCCGGAGGAGACGGGCATCGAGGACGTCCTCCGGCTCAAACAGACCCTGCTCGCCACCGCCAGCGAGACGGTCTTCACCGCCGCGCCGTACCACCGCGTGAAGACGCCGACGTACGACTTCGGCGGGCGCGACCCCTACGAGGGCTACGGCCGGGTCAACCCCGGCGCGGCCGTCGACGCCGTCACCCGCGAGCTGTCCGGAACGACGAGCGACGCCGTGGGGCTGAACGTCCCCGACGACGAGCGCGCCGTCGCGGGCTACGTCATCGCCGGACCGGGGACGGTCACGGCGACCGTCGAGACGACTCACCTCTCGGGGGCCGACCAGGGGAACGCGGCCGGCGACCCGCATCTCGATCTGTTCGTCTACGACGCGGAGTCGCCCGCGGCCCGCGGCGAGCCGAACGTCCTCGGGCGAGCGCAGGGACTCGACGGGAACGCGACCGTCTCCGTGTCGTTCGGGCGCGACAGCCCCGAGCGAACCGTCCTCGTGGTCGCGAAGCTCGTGAACGTCCCCGGCGCGGTCAACGGTGACGACCTGCGGGTCCACCTCGACCTCGGCGTCGAGGTGGAAGAGGGGCTGTTCGTCGCCGGGACGCGCACGGACGACGGGAGCGCCTTCACCGGCGGGCAGACGAACCGGGTCGACCTGGCGGTGAACCCATCGGAGACCGTCGCGGTCCGCGACGTCGTGCCCGCTGACTGGACCGTTCTCACCGACGCCTCGCCCGACATCGAGCGCGTCGAGGAAGGCGAGGGCGCGACGTACGTCTACTTCCGAGGCGAGGCCGCGGCGGACGCGGGGAGCGACTACACCTACTTCGCGGAGGCCCCGGACGGACTGACCTACACGGGCTCGTATACGTTCGGCCCGATGCAGGTGAACGCGGGCGACGGCTGGGTCGACGTGGCGGGAACCAGCGACGCGAACCTCGTCGCGGGCGCGAACACGGACCTCTGA
- a CDS encoding bacterio-opsin activator domain-containing protein: MPATIHALVVGPVDERLRRRLDDDHDVRAVSSSEAADCLLDGSPLAGGGLTSAVSTRPHVALYEAAGTPAELLEAGADRCVHLTGDPGTDAATVAAVVRSELGRERGTRRDRLVRESIDELADIFFLFGTDLRFIAWNRTVTEVTGYDDAEVAAMRPTDFVAPEDVVPISAAIERAIREGSATAEAKVVTRDGERIPYEFTGTALTDDEGTVVGVCGIGRDVTERRRRERTLERQADRLRTLNRINEVIRSVNRDLLRASTREEIVQSVCARLAGEEPYRFAWLGEYDPARDRVEPVAHAGEGASYLDARRDLSFDADDLTAATAARSGRVEVAQDLTDARGTERWRDAALDRGFASAAAIPLRYRDVTYGVLCVYASRPDAFDDTERDVLGELGRTIAYAISAVERRRALIADTVVEVEFRVDDGDVFPVAASRVVPRVELVGAVPNGDGRYVQFLRVEGGSPEAVVDLAADRGLDASVSRADADGGIVRVTTDATIADVLADFGGVVEETRASEGVGRIVALLPKGTSVRQVVTAVQRRFPGATLVARRERTRDRESATALADELTDRQREVLRTAYLSGFFETPRANTGAEIAEALGISTATFHEHIRIAERKLVEAALDGAEGSQ, translated from the coding sequence ATGCCAGCCACCATTCATGCGCTGGTCGTCGGGCCAGTGGATGAACGGCTTCGACGTCGCCTCGACGACGACCACGACGTCAGAGCGGTCAGTTCGTCCGAGGCGGCCGACTGCCTGCTCGACGGTTCCCCGCTCGCCGGCGGCGGCCTGACGAGCGCCGTCTCCACCAGACCGCACGTCGCCCTCTACGAGGCCGCGGGGACGCCGGCAGAACTGCTGGAGGCGGGGGCCGACCGCTGCGTTCACCTAACGGGCGATCCCGGGACGGACGCCGCGACGGTCGCCGCCGTCGTCCGGTCGGAACTCGGCCGCGAGCGGGGGACGCGGCGCGATCGCCTCGTCCGGGAGTCGATCGACGAACTCGCGGACATCTTCTTCCTCTTCGGGACGGACCTGCGGTTCATCGCGTGGAACCGGACGGTGACCGAGGTGACGGGGTACGACGACGCCGAGGTCGCCGCGATGCGACCGACGGACTTCGTCGCGCCGGAGGACGTCGTCCCGATCTCGGCCGCGATCGAGCGGGCGATCCGCGAGGGGAGCGCGACGGCGGAGGCGAAGGTCGTGACGCGCGACGGCGAGCGCATCCCCTACGAGTTCACCGGGACGGCCCTGACGGACGACGAGGGGACCGTCGTCGGCGTCTGCGGTATCGGTCGGGACGTCACCGAGCGCCGGCGTCGGGAGCGGACGCTCGAACGACAGGCCGACCGCCTGCGGACGCTCAACCGGATCAACGAGGTCATCCGGAGCGTCAACCGCGACCTCCTGCGCGCCTCGACGCGCGAGGAGATCGTCCAGTCGGTCTGCGCCCGCCTCGCCGGCGAGGAACCCTACCGGTTCGCCTGGCTCGGGGAGTACGATCCGGCGCGCGACCGCGTCGAACCCGTGGCGCACGCCGGCGAGGGTGCCTCCTACCTCGACGCGCGACGCGACCTCTCGTTCGACGCCGACGACCTCACCGCCGCGACGGCCGCGCGGTCGGGGCGCGTCGAGGTCGCCCAGGACCTCACCGACGCGCGGGGAACCGAACGCTGGCGGGACGCGGCGCTCGACCGCGGATTCGCCTCCGCCGCCGCGATCCCGCTTCGCTACCGGGACGTCACGTACGGCGTCCTCTGCGTCTACGCCTCGCGCCCGGACGCGTTCGACGACACCGAGCGCGACGTGCTCGGGGAACTCGGCCGGACCATCGCCTACGCGATCAGCGCCGTCGAGCGGCGGCGCGCGCTCATCGCCGACACCGTCGTCGAGGTGGAGTTCCGGGTGGACGACGGGGACGTCTTCCCCGTGGCGGCCTCCCGCGTCGTCCCGCGCGTCGAACTCGTCGGCGCGGTGCCGAACGGCGACGGTCGATACGTCCAGTTCCTCCGGGTCGAGGGGGGTTCCCCGGAGGCGGTCGTCGACCTCGCCGCGGACCGGGGGCTCGACGCGTCGGTGTCCCGCGCCGACGCCGACGGGGGGATCGTCCGGGTGACCACCGACGCCACGATCGCCGACGTACTCGCCGACTTCGGCGGCGTCGTCGAGGAGACCCGCGCGAGCGAGGGCGTCGGTCGCATCGTGGCGCTGCTCCCGAAGGGGACGAGCGTCAGGCAGGTCGTGACGGCGGTGCAGCGTCGCTTCCCGGGGGCGACGCTCGTCGCGCGCCGCGAACGGACGCGCGACCGGGAGTCAGCGACGGCGCTCGCCGACGAGTTGACCGATCGCCAGCGCGAGGTCCTGCGGACGGCGTACCTCTCGGGGTTCTTCGAGACGCCCCGGGCCAACACCGGCGCGGAGATCGCGGAAGCGCTCGGCATCTCGACGGCGACCTTCCACGAGCACATCCGTATCGCGGAACGAAAGCTGGTCGAGGCGGCGCTCGACGGTGCGGAGGGGTCGCAGTGA
- a CDS encoding S8 family serine peptidase, giving the protein MTDDTPFRSISRRTALKTAGALGTASLLPLGAGRASALELDPVDDTLDLASDALQEVLVVFESRADFSLLDSLDLAEGVLEFDVLPVAYTLLTGPQIESLAAEEGVRYVEANRELDYHNDDAREVTKVAQVQSDLGYAGEGVHVAVVDSGVDGDHPDLAANVANNYRWVGSPLTEPTLWVPVGSLDSDDIGHGTHVSGTVAGDGSASDGQYRGMAPEAALTVYSSGAALSILKATAAYDHVLANHADEVSIVSNSYGSASADDYNPDGALQTATWRAFEADLLPVFSAGNSGPDHDTLNDYAKAPHVLSIAATDDAKAVTDFSSRGRSADSEANYDRKTALDNLRAHYAGEDVSGPVGLYRNGVGAPGNQVVSTMSPLDVLNATSPDGDLYYAAISGTSMSCPVVSGTAALVVDAYREATGSDPAPIDVLNTLEATAYEAREAYTPASIGAGFVDALDAVERAESGSLSGFGDVTLTQP; this is encoded by the coding sequence ATGACCGACGACACACCGTTTCGATCGATCTCGCGACGAACCGCGCTGAAGACCGCCGGAGCGCTCGGGACCGCGTCGCTCCTCCCCCTCGGGGCGGGGCGCGCGAGCGCGCTCGAACTCGATCCCGTGGACGACACGCTCGACCTCGCGAGCGACGCGCTACAGGAGGTGCTCGTGGTGTTCGAGAGCCGCGCGGACTTCTCGCTGCTCGACTCGCTCGACCTCGCGGAGGGGGTCCTCGAGTTCGACGTACTTCCCGTCGCGTACACGCTCCTGACGGGGCCGCAGATCGAGTCGCTGGCCGCCGAGGAGGGCGTCCGCTACGTCGAGGCCAACCGCGAACTCGACTACCACAACGACGACGCGCGGGAGGTGACGAAGGTGGCGCAGGTGCAGTCGGATCTCGGGTACGCCGGCGAGGGGGTCCACGTCGCGGTCGTGGACTCCGGCGTCGACGGCGACCACCCCGACCTCGCGGCGAACGTGGCGAACAACTACCGCTGGGTGGGCAGCCCCCTCACGGAGCCGACGCTGTGGGTGCCCGTCGGGAGCCTCGACTCCGACGACATCGGCCACGGGACGCACGTCTCCGGGACCGTCGCGGGCGACGGCTCCGCGAGCGACGGACAGTACCGGGGGATGGCCCCCGAGGCCGCGCTCACCGTCTACTCGTCGGGCGCGGCGCTCAGCATCCTGAAGGCGACGGCGGCGTACGACCACGTCCTCGCCAACCACGCCGACGAGGTGTCGATCGTCTCGAACTCCTACGGGTCGGCCAGCGCCGACGACTACAACCCCGACGGCGCGCTCCAGACGGCCACCTGGCGGGCGTTCGAGGCCGACCTGCTGCCGGTGTTCTCGGCGGGCAACTCCGGCCCCGACCACGACACCCTCAACGACTACGCGAAGGCCCCGCACGTCCTCTCGATCGCCGCGACGGACGACGCGAAGGCCGTCACCGACTTCTCCTCGCGCGGCCGGTCGGCCGACTCCGAGGCGAACTACGACCGGAAGACCGCCCTCGACAACCTCCGGGCGCACTACGCCGGCGAGGACGTCTCCGGCCCCGTCGGGCTCTACCGGAACGGCGTCGGCGCGCCCGGTAATCAGGTCGTGAGCACGATGTCGCCGCTCGACGTGCTGAACGCGACGAGCCCCGACGGCGACCTCTACTACGCGGCGATCAGCGGCACCTCGATGTCCTGTCCGGTCGTGAGCGGGACGGCCGCCCTCGTCGTCGACGCCTACCGGGAGGCGACGGGGAGCGACCCCGCGCCGATCGACGTGCTGAACACGCTCGAGGCGACGGCCTACGAGGCCCGCGAGGCCTACACGCCCGCCAGCATCGGCGCGGGGTTCGTCGACGCGCTGGACGCCGTCGAGCGGGCGGAGTCCGGGTCGCTGTCGGGCTTCGGCGACGTGACGCTCACGCAGCCGTAG
- a CDS encoding S8 family serine peptidase: protein MSHTIDDEAESDGGGRSGLSRRTLLKAAGTAGVASLTPLVGVGSAAAARIDASLDTATDALQEVLVVFDANADVDRLRHLDLEKGYHRFEVLPIGYTALTGAQIETVAAWPEVRYVQANRELEYYNDDARATTRAGAVQSDLGYTGERAHAVVIDSGVDGDHPDLRDDLAANWRYVNPLSSGEDTTWVEAGSVDTDDNGHGTHCSGSITGSGAASDGRYRGMAPDAALTVYSAGLALFIVKPVAAYDHLLARVRDGEADVQVVSNSWGGGDGTDFDPDDAVNVATWEAYREGILSVFAASNSGPDTDTLNQYATAPHVLGVAATDDEKRVTDFSSRGRKPSYDGPTNYDRKTALRNLEAYYAADKTETEVDSGSHSGTVTATASEYHRWDAPKRAGYVEATLSWTPSAEDVDFYLREGSRDGPVVASGATLEEPETLSGAIEGGTAYYFEVRPYATVAADYGIEFTAYEGVKRDVTPSGIYRPGVGTPGKLVMSTLAPTDPLQAYGATGGEADAEPYYGRISGTSMACPVAAGCATLLVDAARENGVAFEPIDVLNTLEATAEDVHESYVPWSIGAGFVDAYAAVERAADGKWASFGEVKLVDE, encoded by the coding sequence ATGTCTCACACGATCGATGATGAGGCTGAATCGGACGGCGGCGGGCGGTCGGGGCTCTCCAGGCGGACGCTGTTGAAGGCCGCCGGGACGGCCGGCGTCGCCTCGCTGACGCCGCTCGTCGGCGTCGGGTCGGCCGCCGCGGCGCGCATCGACGCATCGCTCGACACGGCGACCGACGCCCTCCAGGAGGTGCTCGTCGTCTTCGACGCGAACGCCGACGTGGACCGCCTCCGACACCTCGATCTGGAGAAGGGGTATCACCGGTTCGAGGTGCTCCCGATCGGCTACACGGCGCTGACGGGCGCGCAGATCGAGACGGTCGCCGCGTGGCCGGAGGTCCGGTACGTGCAGGCCAACCGGGAACTCGAGTACTACAACGACGACGCGCGGGCGACGACTCGCGCCGGTGCCGTCCAGTCGGACCTCGGCTACACCGGCGAGCGCGCCCACGCCGTCGTGATCGACTCGGGCGTCGACGGCGACCACCCCGACCTCCGCGACGACCTCGCGGCGAACTGGCGGTACGTAAATCCCCTCTCGAGCGGCGAGGACACGACGTGGGTCGAGGCCGGGAGCGTCGACACCGACGACAACGGCCACGGCACCCACTGCTCCGGGTCCATCACCGGGTCCGGCGCGGCGTCCGACGGGCGGTACCGCGGGATGGCTCCGGACGCCGCGCTCACCGTCTACTCCGCCGGTCTCGCGCTGTTCATCGTCAAGCCCGTCGCCGCGTACGACCACCTGCTCGCGCGCGTCCGCGACGGCGAGGCGGACGTGCAGGTCGTCTCGAACTCGTGGGGCGGCGGCGACGGCACCGACTTCGATCCGGACGACGCGGTCAACGTCGCCACCTGGGAGGCGTACAGGGAGGGGATCCTCTCGGTGTTCGCGGCGAGCAACTCCGGCCCAGACACCGACACACTCAACCAGTACGCGACCGCGCCGCACGTGCTCGGCGTCGCGGCCACCGACGACGAGAAGCGCGTCACCGACTTCTCCTCGCGCGGGCGGAAACCGAGCTACGACGGCCCAACGAACTACGACCGGAAGACGGCGCTGCGCAACCTCGAGGCGTACTACGCCGCCGATAAGACCGAGACCGAGGTCGATTCGGGCTCCCACTCGGGGACCGTGACGGCGACCGCGAGCGAGTACCACCGCTGGGACGCACCGAAGCGGGCCGGCTACGTCGAGGCGACGCTCTCGTGGACGCCGAGCGCGGAGGACGTCGACTTCTACCTGCGCGAGGGATCGCGGGACGGCCCCGTCGTCGCCAGCGGCGCGACGCTCGAGGAACCGGAGACGCTCTCGGGCGCGATCGAGGGCGGCACCGCCTACTACTTCGAGGTCCGACCCTACGCGACCGTCGCGGCCGACTACGGGATCGAGTTCACCGCCTACGAGGGCGTGAAACGGGACGTGACGCCGAGCGGGATCTACCGCCCCGGCGTCGGCACGCCCGGAAAGCTGGTGATGAGCACGCTCGCGCCCACCGACCCCCTGCAAGCGTACGGCGCGACCGGCGGCGAGGCCGACGCCGAACCGTACTACGGCCGCATCAGCGGGACGAGCATGGCCTGCCCGGTCGCGGCGGGCTGTGCGACGCTGCTCGTGGACGCCGCCCGGGAGAACGGCGTCGCGTTCGAGCCGATCGACGTGCTGAACACGCTCGAGGCGACGGCCGAGGACGTCCACGAGAGCTACGTGCCCTGGTCCATCGGCGCGGGCTTCGTCGACGCCTACGCCGCCGTCGAGCGCGCCGCGGACGGGAAGTGGGCCTCCTTCGGGGAGGTGAAACTGGTCGATGAGTGA
- a CDS encoding LVIVD repeat-containing protein, producing the protein MSDRSTPRPRVGRRRFLRAVGAGTAALAAATGPVSAHEWSGATSDTSTEGDHDHGDATLHGASSNVELVGYHSLGGVGPASESGSPDSPHYGAITELRVRGDYAYVGVFSSDDPTNDRGMAILDVSEFNAAGTPRELREAELSVVSFLRNDNPASAVMDVKVSDDGRYAFLSKQPYTALFEETDPTPGTDGESASVSASALQAVDVSDPAHPRVVGTYDAWDTGPHNATYHRIRGREYLFAVKDLNDGTAGLYVFEFDRATGAILPVNRWTVDGNLPSVGDGGLTYVHDVTVQDDPRLGVPVGYLSYWDAGLYALDLSDPTDVSVLGHYSMNAAHYAESAPAFVDGTRVVVAGQEISSVADGSSGKLYLLDADGLDDGFDGEDNVERLAEWEWRSNVTFENFTLSPHNFQVTADGYVHLGHYHGGTRFLEIERDPWALTERGYFRRARDVPEASKMEGLNSAAPFTWCAVEHEGVTYAADVNTGVYALRFAPDSGGDLKGAGVGAVAAGIAGLGGLLYRRGSDARGAPSGPFDRGWR; encoded by the coding sequence ATGAGTGACCGCTCGACCCCCCGGCCGCGCGTCGGTCGGCGTCGGTTCCTGCGGGCTGTCGGCGCGGGGACGGCCGCGCTCGCCGCCGCGACCGGCCCCGTGAGCGCCCACGAGTGGAGCGGCGCGACGAGCGACACCTCGACAGAGGGCGATCACGACCACGGCGACGCGACGCTCCACGGCGCGTCGAGCAACGTCGAACTCGTCGGCTACCACAGCCTCGGCGGGGTCGGCCCCGCGAGCGAGAGCGGCTCGCCCGACAGCCCCCACTACGGGGCCATCACGGAACTCCGCGTCCGCGGCGACTACGCCTACGTGGGCGTCTTCTCCTCCGACGACCCGACGAACGACCGCGGGATGGCGATCCTCGACGTGAGCGAGTTCAACGCCGCCGGGACGCCGAGGGAGCTTCGGGAGGCCGAACTCTCGGTGGTCTCGTTCCTGCGCAACGACAACCCCGCGTCGGCGGTGATGGACGTGAAGGTGAGCGACGACGGGCGATACGCCTTCCTCTCGAAGCAGCCCTACACGGCGCTGTTCGAGGAGACCGACCCCACCCCCGGGACCGACGGCGAGTCCGCGAGCGTCAGCGCCAGCGCGCTCCAGGCGGTGGACGTGAGCGACCCCGCACACCCCCGCGTCGTCGGCACCTACGACGCCTGGGACACCGGGCCGCACAACGCCACCTACCACCGCATCCGTGGGAGGGAATACCTCTTCGCGGTGAAGGACCTCAACGACGGCACCGCGGGGCTGTACGTCTTCGAGTTCGACCGCGCCACGGGCGCGATCCTGCCGGTCAACCGGTGGACCGTCGACGGGAACCTACCGTCGGTCGGCGACGGCGGCCTCACCTACGTCCACGACGTAACGGTGCAGGACGACCCCCGACTCGGCGTGCCGGTGGGCTACCTCTCCTACTGGGACGCGGGGCTGTACGCGCTCGACCTCTCCGATCCGACCGACGTCTCGGTACTCGGCCACTACTCGATGAACGCCGCCCACTACGCCGAGTCCGCGCCGGCGTTCGTGGACGGGACGCGCGTCGTCGTCGCCGGCCAGGAGATATCGAGCGTCGCGGACGGCTCGAGCGGGAAGCTCTACCTCCTCGACGCCGACGGCCTCGACGACGGGTTCGACGGCGAGGACAACGTCGAGCGGCTGGCCGAGTGGGAGTGGCGCTCGAACGTCACCTTCGAGAACTTCACGCTCAGCCCGCACAACTTCCAGGTGACCGCCGACGGCTACGTCCACCTGGGCCACTACCACGGCGGGACGCGCTTCCTCGAGATCGAGCGCGACCCGTGGGCGCTGACCGAGCGGGGGTACTTCCGGCGCGCCCGGGACGTGCCCGAAGCGTCGAAGATGGAGGGGCTGAACAGCGCCGCGCCGTTCACCTGGTGCGCCGTCGAGCACGAAGGCGTCACCTACGCCGCCGACGTCAACACCGGCGTCTACGCGCTCCGGTTCGCCCCCGACAGCGGCGGCGACCTGAAGGGCGCGGGTGTGGGGGCCGTCGCCGCGGGCATCGCCGGCCTCGGCGGCCTGCTCTACCGCCGGGGGAGCGACGCGAGAGGCGCGCCGTCGGGGCCGTTCGACCGAGGGTGGAGGTGA